TTTAACACCCTGTATATTTCTTTGAACACTTTGTCTTTGTTGGGCACCAGGTTTAAAACACAGTTGCTTACTATAACATCTGCAACGTTTGAATTTACCGGCATGTTTTCAATATCTCCCAATATAAATTCAACGTTATTAAAATTTAATTTCACTGCATTGCTTATAGCTTTTTCAATCATGGCCGGGGTAAAGTCAATACCAATTACTTTGCCTGCTTCACCGGTTTCTGCCCGGGCAATAAAGCAATCATTTCCTGCTCCGCTGCCTAAGTCTATGACCGTATCACCCTTTTGAATTTTGGCAAACTGGGTGGGTAAGCCACAACCCAACCCTAAATCGGCTTCGGGATTGTAACCGTTCAACGTGGTATAATCATCGCTCATGATATTGTACACTTCAGTACTGCAACAAGTGGATCCGCAACAGGATGATTCGTTGGTTTCCTTGTCTTGTAAGGCTATCTCACTGTATTTCTGTCTTACCATTTTTTTGGTTTGTTCTTCTGTTTGCATGTTTTGTGATTTTTTTGTTTAAAAATATTATCGTAATATGCCGATGATTTTTGGCAAAAAAATATCAGCAACATTTAGCTGCTGATATATGAAAACTTACAAATAATTCATTCAATTTGGACTGAGCTAAATTCCACTCTTTTTCATCAATACAATAACAAACTTTAGCACCTTCTATATCGCCTTTAATTATCCCCGCTTTCTTCAATTCTTTCAAATGCTGGGATATTGTACTCTGAGACAGCGGCAATTCGTCCACAATATCGCCACAGATACATGATTGCTTTTGTATGAGCAATTTCAAAATAGCCACTCTTGCCGGATGCGACAAGGCCTTCGCGTATTTTGCTACGCTGTTATCATTTACTGAAAACACTTCTGACTTTGTTACACCCATAGGTTTGAGAATATTATCGCAATATTACGATGGGTTTTTAAACTAACCAAATTTATTTTCCTGTTTACAAAAAAAATTTTTCCATGTTCATACATTTTTAGTCACAAATCGTTGAATATCAGGCACATACATTATTACGAAGGCACTGCATTTTTTTGTAGATTTGGTGTGTCAGTCCATTGCCGCCCTAAGCGTTGGCAGATCTTGTTTGATTCTATGTAGTTTTTGCAAGCACTAAATACTACTGCCTGCTCTTGTGTTTCAATCAGATTGAATTATTTTTTGGTTTAACTTTTGATTGATATCGAATATCTGAACCACATAAAGTGCTTAAACAGATTACCAAATCTGAAGTGTGCAAAGAAAGTACACTTTCATAATCATCTTTGCGATAGCCTCCAAACAGAGATAATGTCAGGGGTATTGGACGTTTTAGTTTTTTATCAAGTTGCCCTATCCATTTGTAAAAAATATGACAGCATTCTAACCATTCCTCTGTATTTACCTGACCTCCTAAATCATCATCTTTATGACTATCAGCGCCGTGTGCAAACACAAGGTAGTGAAGTTCATCTTTTAAGATTTTCTGCTCTAAAAATTCCAAATTGCGTTCTAAATCAGTAATATAATTTTTACCATAACCATAAAGATTGACATTACAACCAACCGGAATAGCTTTGTCTAAATCTTTTACATAGCTATAGCTATCAGGAATTGAATTGCCATAATGTCCATCTAAATCCAAATAAGCACCACTAAAACCAAATTCAGAATAAATCTTCATAGAGGCAATGACCTGGCCGCTAAAAGAGCAAAAGCTACGCCCTCCTGACGGTGTGGCGTGATGAAATCCGCTGGTAGGACTAAAGGTGATTTGCTGAGGTTCTAAAATGCTTTGCCTGATTGCGTGATAAAGAGAAGAATTGGTATAAGTCAAACTTTCTAAAAACTGTTCACTCCATGTTAACCCATTATATTCACAAAATGGCTTCAAGCCCGCAAACATTGCTTCTACATAATTGCCATGATGTGCAATCAGAAAATCTTCATGGCTAAACGGCATGAAATTTTTCTCTATTTCAAAGTAACTTATCAATTCATTGGTTTTTAAATATTCCATTAGCAGCTTTGGTTTTAAAGGCGACCTGGAATAGTTGCTTGCACTATCTATTTCAAGAACTTGTTTTTCGTTGAAAAAAGTTTTTATGGTTGAACTTCTATTCATAGCATCAAAATATTTGGTTTGGGTAATTTGCCGATGGCTTATGTTTGGAAGAAGGCAAATATTAGCATCTCCACCCATATCAAGGTACAGCGAAGGTACAAAATTTTGATAAACAAACGATATGTAACACAAAACAACAATAAAATAAAAACAGCCTAAGCCCTTTAAAAGTAAGGGGTCAAGTTTTTTTGTCAGTTTGTAATTGTTTGTCTTAGCTACTTATGCTTTCAACTCTATTCCCAGGTCTCCAATCCTATGGCGAAAATAAACTAATTCTGATGCCTCACAAGGAGGATTATGTTCAAAATCCTTCATCCCACAAAAATATTGATAGTAAAGGTATTCAGCCCATTGTTCCACTACGGATTCGTCTGACAAGTTGCGTTTAAGTTTAAGTAGTCCGCCCATCAGACGAATTGGTTTGGCAGGTCGGCCAATATCATTTGAATATATAGGACTAAACTACCGCTCTAACACCTCCCGATTTATAACAGATGATAAAACATACAAAGGTTGTCGGTCATTGAGCATATCTCTCAATGAAAAGTATAGGTTACCCTCTCCAGAGTTAACTTTTTGGACAACATAAATTGCAAGTTTTTACTTCTAAATTTACGCAATCTTGCAATTATTTCATAACTTTTTAGACACTTTTTGCCTTATTTTTAAGGCGTTAACATGTTCTTAAGCGACAACTAACTCATAACTAATCCCCCTATTTCCCCACCAACACATATCCCGCCCACTTCAACGGCATCAACCCCCGTTCGGCGAGTTGCAGTTTTGCGCTGTGCAGGGCTTCGGCGCAGGTTAAACCTGATAGCAATTGTTGAAAAAACACCGTAGTCAGTTCGCACGACTCCCTGTCGTACACCTTAAATAAAGTAAAGATCACATTTTTTGCGCCCGCATAGAGAAATCCGCGGTTGAGCGCCATCGTGCCTTCACCTTTGTTGATTTTTCCTAACCCCGACTCGCAACAACTTAACACCACCAATTCCGCTTGAAGAGGTAAGTTGTAGGCATCTCCCATATAGAAAATGCCCCTGCCGTCCTCTTCGTTGGGCGAAAAGATAATGCCCGTTTGTTCGGGATGCTCGTCGTCCATGTCGGCATGTGCGGCGATTAACAGGTAGCGATATCTTCCGGCCAATTGCTTAAAAGCGTCTAAGGTAGCCGATTGATGCAACAACACCCGCGAGGCATGGCCTTTTTCGGCAAAAGCGCGTCCGGCTTGTTGCACCTCCTTTTCGGTGTAGTGCAATTCGGCATACTCTTTTCCTTCTACCTTTCCCCTTGTTACCCCTTCCGACTCAGCGTATCGTGTCCTTCGGCTCACTTCTTCTAATTCAATGTCCAGATTCGCAAGCAATTCAACGTCTAACGATAAATCTATATCGTGCTCTTTGGCCGGTTGAATGTTGTCGTTGTAAACCGGAGCAAAGCCGAGGAAACTCGTTTCGCTTTCGGGCAAATGCGCATCCATCGTTTGCTGACCGAGCCAAAGGGTGGCGGAATAGTGGTAGCTGATGACGTATTGATGCAGGAGGTAATTGAGTTGGTTGTAAGGAGTGGCGGCAGAGGTTGATTGGGTGAGCAATGCCTCGAATGGGATGCGCGACAATATGCCGTCGGGAATGATAACCAACCGCCCGATGCCCTCTAACCAACCGTTTTGCTCCAAAGGTTGCAGTAAGATGCGGTACATATTGTGGGCGTAGGTGATGTAGTCCTCCTTACCGAAAGGCTCGAATGAAAAGAGCAGGTCATCTACCAAACCTTCGAAATCGTCCGGTATATTTTGCTGCAACCAATTAGCAGATTGGGAAGTGATGACGATGCTGTATAAATATTTGTCGCTCACCACATAACTAATCATCGCTGTTTGCGGAGAAAGCTTGGATTGAATTTGGGAAATATCGGCAACTTTGAGGTCGTATTTTAAATGATAATAGTGCGGATATTTTATTTCTAATTGTTCAATCAAAGCATCGTATTTGACTTTACAATCGAAATATGAATTTTGCCATCCGGTCAACATATCTTTATCTTGATTATCCTTATGCTTACTCTCTTCCTCTATGATGTTTTGCTCCAAATTGGTCAAGTCAATACGCAGCCAATATTCTTGCTCTTTCAATTCTAATGGAAGTTGACTATTCCCCCTTGCTTCAACATCTTTCATGCCAGCGAACAAAAGCATTCCTTTGCTTTTTTCTGATAAATAAAATGCTTTTTCAATGGGGGTGTCTAATAATCGGTAATTGAGCAATTGGTTATAAGAGACAACATTTTTTTGGTAAATATCTTGTCCATTACTTTGGAAATATTGCTCTGCCGACCAAACTGTTTCCAAACCTTTATCACACAAAAACTGCTTACTTTTCTCGGCCAATATCAGTTTACTACCTTCGAATTTAAAACTGTGTCTAAATTGATCTATCAGTTGGTCGGCACATTGAAAAAAAGCTAATGAAGCGGCTAAGTTTTTAGGATTAAGTGTTTGCTGATATTTTAAAAAGAATGCTGTGGCTTTATAAACTAAGATATCTAACAGTTCCAATATTCCATTGTAATCTTTAATTTCAGGCAACAGATATTCGTCAAAATCCGGTGTAATTAAGGCTAAGGCTTGCAGCGCTTTTTGCGAATATTGTAAAGCAAGATTAGCTTGGCAGTTTCTTTGATAATAAACTGCAAAACCTAAATAACTTACTGCCGTAGAATAGTTTTGTTCGCCATAAATTGCTAAATCTATTTCTAAAGCTTGTTTATAACAAGCTAAGGCTTGTTCTTCGTTTCCTTGTCGTTGATAACAATCTGCCAAATTTATGTAAATGCTACTTGTTTTTGGATGAAAACTTTCTGGTTGAGCAGAATAAATTGATATAGCTTGTTGCAAATAGTTAAAGGCTTGTTTGTAATTTCCAGTAATGATATACAATAGGCCTAAATTATTGCAACTAAATCCTAAATCTGTATGATCTTTTCCTAAAATTTTTAATCTAATGTTTAATGCTTTTTGAGTAAAATAGATTGCATTTTTATATTTTCTTAATGAATTATAACTAGCTCCTAAATTATTGTAAGTTAATGCTGTATCAGGATGTTGTTCTCCTAAAATGTTTAATTTAATAATTAAAGATTTCTGAAAATAAGCAATTGCTTTGGCATGATTGCCTTGTTCTTCGTATAAAATTCCCAAATTACTATAGCAGCCGGCAATATAAGGATGCATTTCGCCCAATGCTTGTAAAAAGATGATCAAAGCTTGTTCTGTAAATGCAATAGCTTTTTTAAAATCTCCAAAATTGTTGTAACATAAACCTAAATTATTATAGTTAACCCCTGTATCATAATGGTTTTTCTCTAAAACAACTAAACGTATGGCTAAGGATTGTTCATAATAGTTTATTGCTTGTTTAAGATTTCCTAAAATAAACTGACATGCACCCAAATTATTATAGCATTGAGCAGTTTCCGGGTGCTGTTCACCTAAAAGGGAAATACAAACTGTCAATATCTTTTCCGATTCTTTAAGAGCTTTATCTAATTGCCTGTCCCTCCACAAACTTTGACTATAGAGATTTAAGTGCTTTACATACGCTTCCCATGCTTCGTTTGCTTTAAATTGAGGGAGTATCTGTTCCAATACTATTATAGCATCGGAATATTTACCCTCTTTCATTAATACTTCAACCTGCTCTTCTTCGTTTGGAATAGAAAACATCTTTGACTTTTGTTTGTGTCCGGCAAAGTTAGACTTTTAAAAGTGAGTTTGAAATTTGATGTCAAGATTCTGCCTTCTTACCTTACTCTGTATCATCTTCTCTTTAGCATTTTGGGAATCATGAATAAAGCGATTTAATGTCGCTAAACCAATCATCTTCCAATTTATTTGTGGTCGTTGTATTTTGCAAGATTCTCTATTCCTATTTAAAACTCATACTTATCCCGACAGCATTAAGTTAACAAAGCGGAAGTTGTTGGCAATGCCGATGTAAAGCATGTACGAATTTTTAAAGACTTAATTACTTAGTTGCCTATAATGCACAAACATAATACCGTAGGTATTAAATATCGGTAACACACTCGAAACAAACATATAAAATGTCATAGACATTCAACCTATTTTAATGACTTTAGCGGTAAAGTTTTAGATATCTTCCCTCAATCACTGTTGAAACCTTACGGGATTCTTGGTTTGTGTTGATGATTTGATTCCGATATTGTATCTCTACGGGATATTCTTTCTCATATCAATACGATACAATCAAAACTATATATCCCTTCCCAACCTTCCATAAAAAGAAAAAGTGTTTCCTACAGTAAATACCCGTCTTTATAGGCTTGTTTTAATGCTGCTTATCAATAGGGTTATTTTCATTATCAAAAAGCTACAGCCCTGAAAACTCCCTTCAGGTTGGTTTGGATTGATGTGCATGTTGTCCACAGGTTGCACCTGTGGTTATTCGTATTGAGGCCTTTCGGGCTTGGCTTTTTTCTTTCTTTGAAGATGTTAGCTAATAGTGAAACAAGATTTTGGCAGGACGAAAACAGGGTATTGGGTTGATTTGCATTTTGTATAATGGGACAATTTACGATAAAGTAAACAAAGTATCAGATAGCCAATTAAGAAAATCCGCTACTTCTAAGGCTTAAACTAATTTCCTGATAATAGTCGCTAAAATCGTAGATTTGCATTTGTAATGTTAAGATTACTATACTACTATAACAAATAAATATCTGATGCCCCGAAAAACCCTACTTCCTCTTTCAGACTCATTATTTTGGGATGTAGATAAAAACTCGATTGATCCCGAAAAACATGCTGCTTTTATTGTAGAAAGAGTGATGCACTTAGGTACGTTAGATGATTTTTTTGCTATTAAAGCCTATTACGGTAAACCCAAACTCAAAAAAATAACCAAGCAGCTCCGTTATTTAGATGTCCGGGTACTTAATTTCTGTAGTGTCTATTTTAGAACTCCCTTAAATCAATTCAGATGCTACACAGAAAAGCAGTTGAACCAATCGCATTGGAGCTATTGAATAGCTTGATGAAAAATAATAGTCTGCAACAGTTTGTATTAGTGGGTGAAACCGCATTAGCTTTGCAAATCGGACATCGTAAATCCATAGACTTAGATTTGTTTACGATTGAAGATTTCGATTCACAAACTTTATTAGCCCTTCTTTTACTAGATTACAATGTAGAAGTAAGACAACAATTACCACAAACCATTATATGCAATATAAATAGTGTGAAAGTAGATTTTATACGGTTTCGTTACCCTTTTATAAGACCGGTTATAGAAATAGAGAATATTAGGTTGCTAAGCATAGAAGATATTGCTCCAATGAAGCTTGATGCTATTACCGGGCGTGGTAGTAAAAAAGACTTTTATGACCTTTACTTCTTGTTAGAATTGATTGACTTAAATAAAATCCTGGGATTGTATCAAGAAAAATATCCGCATCAAACACTATTTCATGTATTGCGAAGTCTTGTTTATTTTGATGATGCAGAAGAAAACCCAACTCCGCTTATTTTTGACAAAAGTGTAACTTGGAGCAGCGTGAAGAATAGAATTATTGATGCTGTTCGAAAAACCTAACCCATTATTCGCACATATCTTTTAAACACCCGATAAAATCTAATGGTATCTCTGTTCCCTTCCACCTCTAAAAAAATGAATAAAGGAACATTACAAGCTATCATTTAACTTGCTGAAATACGATCAAACAAAAGATAATTGATATGAAGCCGAAAATAAAACTTACCATTATCTAAGAAGATATTGGATATGCTATTTTTTTCAATTAACCATTTCAATATGTAATACATAGTTGCGTGAGCTATAAGATGTATAGGATATTGTTGTCAATAACAATAATCTTTAATTATTTCGTATGCTTCAAAAATTTCCTAATTCACCTGCTTTGCTCAAATCTAAGCAACCACTTCGTTTGTTGCCTAAAACAAATTTAAGAATTCTCCGGGCACAATATACTTCGCTAAATTTAGGATTTATCACAATCGCTTTGTTGTAATCTTGAATTGCCCCTTGATAATCTCCTAATTCAAACTTAGCATTTCCGTTTTGGAATTCAATTGTTTGGGAGTTGAGGCTTATACTTATTAAAATATATGCAAATAAAATAATTAGCTTTTTCATAAGAATTTATTTAATGATACAGATTTTTTTCGGAACGCTCATTTGACTGAGGTTTCTCTCAACATTGCGACATAATTACAAAAAAATTATTGCTACTTACTTTCCGATACAAAACTTACTAAAGATATTGCCCAACAAGTCGTCCGGGGTGATTTCTTCCCCCGTTATCTGAGCCAGATAATCCAGTGCTGTTCTGATATCGGCTGCCAACAGTTCGCCACTAATCTGTTGGTTGATTCCTTCTAAAACCTGAATCAATGCCTTTTTAGCACTTTGCAGAGCTTCTAAATGCCTCACATTACTCACAATAGTGCTTGTACCGCCTTCGGCTATTTGGTCAAAGCCGCCGGTAACTGATTGATACAAGGCTTCCTTTAGTTTGCCTATCCCCTCCCCTCGTTTTGCAGACAGGGCAATATAGTTATCGGGGAAAAAGCGGCTGATATAATCATATCCGTTCCCCACCTGTTCGTCCAGTTCATCTAATTTGTTGGCAATTATCAGAGTAGTGGCTCCATCGGGTTGAAGTTGTTGCAGGTCTTTTTCCACCTCGGCAGGAGAAAGTTGTGTAACATCAAACACGTACAGGAGTAAGGTAGCCTGAGCTATTTTTTGCATGGTTTTTTCAACTCCTATTTCTTCAATCCGGTCTTGTGCTTCGCGGATTCCGGCAGTATCTATGAGGCGGAAGGAAATGCCATTGATGTTCAGTATTTCTTCAATAGTATCGCGGGTAGTGCCTGCGATTTCGCTGACTATGGCGCGTTCTTCGTTCAGCAATGTGTTAAGCAGGGTGGATTTGCCTGCATTAGGACGACCGGCAATCACGGTAGTTACTCCACTTTTGATGACATTGCCTAATGCAAAAGAGTTGATGAGTTGGGTAAGTGTGGTAAGGAGTTGTTGCACTAAACCGACAAGTTGGGTGCGGTCGGCAAATTCCACATCTTCGGTGCTGAAATCTAACTCTAATTCTATCAGAGAAGCAAAGTTGATGAGTTGTTCGCGTAGCTGTTTAAGTTGATTTGAAAACCCGCCTCTCATTTGCCGGAGGGCTATATCGTGTGCGGCTTTGGTTTCTGATGCGATGAGGTCGGCCACTGCTTCTGCCTGACTGAGGTCTAACTTGCCATGCAAAAAAGCGCGCATGGTAAACTCTCCGGGCTTGGCAAGCCGTGCGCCTTTGCTCAAAAACAAGGTGAGCACCTGTTGTAAAATAAAAGGTGAACCATGACAACTCACTTCTACCGTATCTTCGGAAGTATAGGAGTGCGGCGCTTTAAAAAGGCTGACAAGCACTTCATCTATAATTTCCCCTTCATCGTTGACGATAGTCCCAAAATGGATGGTATGTGATGGTTGTTTTTGCAGGATTTTTCCCTTAAATGCCTCATCACAGATGGCAATAGCGCTGCTGCCGCTCATACGCAATACGCCTATTGCGCCTATTCCGGGTGGGGTAATGAGGGCAATGATGGTGTCGTTCAGGTCGGTTGCAGCGTAAAAGTTCATATTTATTTACTCAACCGTTTCTACCCGGTAAACGAAATACCTGGTTTCCCCTTGCCAAGGGAAGACCTTATATCGCTCTTTATAGTGAAGGGCAACTTTTTTACCTTCTTGTTTTTGAAGTTCGTAAAAAACAGTTTCGTTGGCTGCGGTAAAATTCCACACATTTTCTTCGCTCATATTCGCTACACCGCCTTGTCCCATACCGGCTAAGTTCAACTGTCCTTCGTAAGTTTTAAACACAACGCCTTTTTTAGATATTTTTACGAGATACCCGGCACGGCTGCCTTCACTAAGGGTCATCTGGGCAAAAAAGTAATAGCCGATTGCTGCTACAACACTGATGACCAAAGCGTAAATCAACAGGCGTTTGAAAAAGCGCATAGTCTTTTGTGCGCCGCTTTGCACAGAGGTTTTTACGTTGTCGGTAAATTCAGACATGATACATCAGAGGTTAAATGGTGGTTTAATCGTGTTATGAATACAAAGTTCGCAAATTATTATAAAAACGTGGCGGTAAGTCTCAAAGTTGAAAAGCTGTGGTTACAATACCTTGCAATCGAGCAGTTTATGTCCTCCTATAAATCCTTCCAGGTGATCGCCGGTCTGTACCCTCCCTACCCCTTCAGGAGTTCCAGTAAAAATATAGTCTCCTTTATGGAGAGTAAAAAAGGATGAGACGTAGCTGATAATTTTATCGAAAGAGAATAACAGGTCTGCGGTATTTCCTGCCTGAACGATTTGTCCGTTTTTGAGTAATGAAAACTCAATATTGTTGACCGGTGGAAGGTTTTTGAGTGCTATAAAATGCCCGACTGGAGCTGAGCCGTCAAATCCTTTTGCAATTTCCCAGGGGTGACCTTTGGTTTTTAACCGCGATTGAAGGTCGCGGGCGGTAAAGTCAATACCTATGGTAACATGGTCATAGTATTTGTGGGCAAATTTTTCGGCGATATGCTTCCCGTGTTTAGCAATACGAACCACAATTTCTGCTTCGTGGTGTATGTCTGAAGAGAAATCGGGATGAAAGAATGGAGCACCATCTTTGAGTACTGCCGTGGGAGGTTTACAAAAAACAATAGGCTCATCCGGTACTATATTGCCCAGTTCTTTGGCATGTTCGGCATAGTTACGCCCTATGCAAAAAATTTTCATCAAAATAAATATGTTAGGTTTGAGTGGTGATTAATTAATGTTTGAGATAACAAATTGATGTAATAATAGGTTGAAGTTCAAGTCCTTAAACTTCTTGCTTCCATATTATGCTTCCGTTGTCTGAAACAACGATTTTATCCGGTATGCCAATTGATTCAACTTTGCCATTCCCGTTGCCGGAAAAAAAGATTTTTGAAGTGCGCCTGTTTTAAAATCGAATTCGCTAAAGGAGTGTTTATTAGTCAGCCTGTTTGCCAAAGAGTCAAATTCTGTCTCACTGACTTTATTATGCGAATAATTGATGTGTCCGATCGTAGTGCCCTCTTCAGGACGGGCAAAGATATTTTCCCGGAAGTATAGGAATTTTTCCAGAAAATCGTCCTGCTGACTGATGATCTCCAAAGAATCATCGGTTTGACCGGGTTCTTTATGATATACTCTGATTTCGGCATCGCGGTGTGTCAGACAAGTATCAGCCACTACCCTTTCTGTGCCGGATTTGTTATCGGGCGAATAATGAATGATAGAGGAGTTGAAAATCACCGCATCACCCCGCTTTACTGAAATGGGCATTAAATGGGTCAGTACATGCGGAAAGATGTCCTGATATGGGTAAGGAATGGCGGGAATGCGAATGTTGTTAAAAAACCGGTGACTGCCCGGAATGAGGTAAAGTGTACCATTTTCTACATTCACATCCACCATGGGACACCATACATTGACCGGGGTAAAGCGCGATTCATCAACAAGAGTCGTATCCTGATGAATCTCCAAACGGCTGTTTCCTCCCGGAATTTTAAGAATAAAATTTGCCCCGATGAATTTATAGTCCTTAAACATCTTCTCTAAAGAAGGCTTGAAGATATTGGGGATTTCCTGCTTCAACCTTTGCCGGTAGTCAATATTGGACGAAAAGGTGCTGGCATAAAACCCGTACTTGTTGATTTCGTCAGTAGGGCGATATTCGGCATACAGGTTTTCTAATGCCTGCAATTGTTGTCCGGTCAGAAATGATTTGACAACAAAATATCCGTCTTTGTCCATTATTTTTTCGAGACGTTCGTCTTTGATGATGTTGTTTGTCATAGCATTTGTTTATTGTTTTAGCCAACTAATAACCCGGTTTAATATCGAGTTAGAAGATGTGGCACTATGCGTCTGATGATTTGATTCAAAAGGATGTTTGTCGGTGTGTTGGTAACTGTAGTCGAAAATATGTTGAAGCAAGGGGTTGTAAACATGAGGGAACAGCGATTGTATTTGTTGGTTGACTTGTTCCCATGTCAGTTGTTTGGGGTTGTAAGGTAACCGGTTGACGGCTTTATAACCATCGGGGCCGGA
This is a stretch of genomic DNA from Sphingobacteriales bacterium. It encodes these proteins:
- a CDS encoding arsenite methyltransferase → MQTEEQTKKMVRQKYSEIALQDKETNESSCCGSTCCSTEVYNIMSDDYTTLNGYNPEADLGLGCGLPTQFAKIQKGDTVIDLGSGAGNDCFIARAETGEAGKVIGIDFTPAMIEKAISNAVKLNFNNVEFILGDIENMPVNSNVADVIVSNCVLNLVPNKDKVFKEIYRVLKPGGHFSISDVVLIGNLPDVLRKDAEMYVGCVSGAIQKETYLELIAANGFTNVTVQNEKPIIIPDDILNNYLNEEQVENFKTGNTGIFSVTVYAEKPKKCCGSDCCS
- a CDS encoding winged helix-turn-helix transcriptional regulator yields the protein MGVTKSEVFSVNDNSVAKYAKALSHPARVAILKLLIQKQSCICGDIVDELPLSQSTISQHLKELKKAGIIKGDIEGAKVCYCIDEKEWNLAQSKLNELFVSFHISAAKCC
- a CDS encoding transposase; translated protein: MGGLLKLKRNLSDESVVEQWAEYLYYQYFCGMKDFEHNPPCEASELVYFRHRIGDLGIELKA
- a CDS encoding CHAT domain-containing protein, which codes for MFSIPNEEEQVEVLMKEGKYSDAIIVLEQILPQFKANEAWEAYVKHLNLYSQSLWRDRQLDKALKESEKILTVCISLLGEQHPETAQCYNNLGACQFILGNLKQAINYYEQSLAIRLVVLEKNHYDTGVNYNNLGLCYNNFGDFKKAIAFTEQALIIFLQALGEMHPYIAGCYSNLGILYEEQGNHAKAIAYFQKSLIIKLNILGEQHPDTALTYNNLGASYNSLRKYKNAIYFTQKALNIRLKILGKDHTDLGFSCNNLGLLYIITGNYKQAFNYLQQAISIYSAQPESFHPKTSSIYINLADCYQRQGNEEQALACYKQALEIDLAIYGEQNYSTAVSYLGFAVYYQRNCQANLALQYSQKALQALALITPDFDEYLLPEIKDYNGILELLDILVYKATAFFLKYQQTLNPKNLAASLAFFQCADQLIDQFRHSFKFEGSKLILAEKSKQFLCDKGLETVWSAEQYFQSNGQDIYQKNVVSYNQLLNYRLLDTPIEKAFYLSEKSKGMLLFAGMKDVEARGNSQLPLELKEQEYWLRIDLTNLEQNIIEEESKHKDNQDKDMLTGWQNSYFDCKVKYDALIEQLEIKYPHYYHLKYDLKVADISQIQSKLSPQTAMISYVVSDKYLYSIVITSQSANWLQQNIPDDFEGLVDDLLFSFEPFGKEDYITYAHNMYRILLQPLEQNGWLEGIGRLVIIPDGILSRIPFEALLTQSTSAATPYNQLNYLLHQYVISYHYSATLWLGQQTMDAHLPESETSFLGFAPVYNDNIQPAKEHDIDLSLDVELLANLDIELEEVSRRTRYAESEGVTRGKVEGKEYAELHYTEKEVQQAGRAFAEKGHASRVLLHQSATLDAFKQLAGRYRYLLIAAHADMDDEHPEQTGIIFSPNEEDGRGIFYMGDAYNLPLQAELVVLSCCESGLGKINKGEGTMALNRGFLYAGAKNVIFTLFKVYDRESCELTTVFFQQLLSGLTCAEALHSAKLQLAERGLMPLKWAGYVLVGK
- a CDS encoding nucleotidyl transferase AbiEii/AbiGii toxin family protein, whose protein sequence is MLHRKAVEPIALELLNSLMKNNSLQQFVLVGETALALQIGHRKSIDLDLFTIEDFDSQTLLALLLLDYNVEVRQQLPQTIICNINSVKVDFIRFRYPFIRPVIEIENIRLLSIEDIAPMKLDAITGRGSKKDFYDLYFLLELIDLNKILGLYQEKYPHQTLFHVLRSLVYFDDAEENPTPLIFDKSVTWSSVKNRIIDAVRKT
- a CDS encoding tetratricopeptide repeat protein; the protein is MKKLIILFAYILISISLNSQTIEFQNGNAKFELGDYQGAIQDYNKAIVINPKFSEVYCARRILKFVLGNKRSGCLDLSKAGELGNF
- the mnmE gene encoding tRNA uridine-5-carboxymethylaminomethyl(34) synthesis GTPase MnmE, with the protein product MNFYAATDLNDTIIALITPPGIGAIGVLRMSGSSAIAICDEAFKGKILQKQPSHTIHFGTIVNDEGEIIDEVLVSLFKAPHSYTSEDTVEVSCHGSPFILQQVLTLFLSKGARLAKPGEFTMRAFLHGKLDLSQAEAVADLIASETKAAHDIALRQMRGGFSNQLKQLREQLINFASLIELELDFSTEDVEFADRTQLVGLVQQLLTTLTQLINSFALGNVIKSGVTTVIAGRPNAGKSTLLNTLLNEERAIVSEIAGTTRDTIEEILNINGISFRLIDTAGIREAQDRIEEIGVEKTMQKIAQATLLLYVFDVTQLSPAEVEKDLQQLQPDGATTLIIANKLDELDEQVGNGYDYISRFFPDNYIALSAKRGEGIGKLKEALYQSVTGGFDQIAEGGTSTIVSNVRHLEALQSAKKALIQVLEGINQQISGELLAADIRTALDYLAQITGEEITPDDLLGNIFSKFCIGK
- a CDS encoding 6-phosphogluconate dehydrogenase; the protein is MRFFKRLLIYALVISVVAAIGYYFFAQMTLSEGSRAGYLVKISKKGVVFKTYEGQLNLAGMGQGGVANMSEENVWNFTAANETVFYELQKQEGKKVALHYKERYKVFPWQGETRYFVYRVETVE
- a CDS encoding fumarylacetoacetate hydrolase family protein; translation: MKIFCIGRNYAEHAKELGNIVPDEPIVFCKPPTAVLKDGAPFFHPDFSSDIHHEAEIVVRIAKHGKHIAEKFAHKYYDHVTIGIDFTARDLQSRLKTKGHPWEIAKGFDGSAPVGHFIALKNLPPVNNIEFSLLKNGQIVQAGNTADLLFSFDKIISYVSSFFTLHKGDYIFTGTPEGVGRVQTGDHLEGFIGGHKLLDCKVL
- a CDS encoding phytanoyl-CoA dioxygenase family protein, giving the protein MTNNIIKDERLEKIMDKDGYFVVKSFLTGQQLQALENLYAEYRPTDEINKYGFYASTFSSNIDYRQRLKQEIPNIFKPSLEKMFKDYKFIGANFILKIPGGNSRLEIHQDTTLVDESRFTPVNVWCPMVDVNVENGTLYLIPGSHRFFNNIRIPAIPYPYQDIFPHVLTHLMPISVKRGDAVIFNSSIIHYSPDNKSGTERVVADTCLTHRDAEIRVYHKEPGQTDDSLEIISQQDDFLEKFLYFRENIFARPEEGTTIGHINYSHNKVSETEFDSLANRLTNKHSFSEFDFKTGALQKSFFPATGMAKLNQLAYRIKSLFQTTEA